A stretch of the bacterium genome encodes the following:
- the fabG gene encoding 3-oxoacyl-[acyl-carrier-protein] reductase, with protein MNGKKVALVTGGSRGIGKAIALRLAQDGFHVALTYVQGANSAMEVSAEIARLGGSASIHQFNVADPEAIENGVAQVLEQCGRIDVLVNNAGITADGLSMRVKPEDWDRVIDTNLSGAFFCAKAVMRPMMKERAGRIINISSVIGQMGNAGQASYAAAKAGMIGLTKSLARELGSRNITVNAVAPGYIETDMTNQLNAEVKNTIKQGIVLERLGSVEDIAAAVSFLAGPGSSYITGQVLAVNGGLYM; from the coding sequence ATGAACGGAAAAAAAGTTGCCCTTGTTACAGGTGGATCGCGCGGCATTGGTAAAGCAATAGCGTTACGTTTAGCCCAAGATGGTTTCCACGTTGCCTTGACCTATGTGCAAGGTGCAAATTCGGCGATGGAAGTTAGCGCGGAGATTGCGCGCTTAGGCGGTTCAGCCTCAATTCATCAGTTTAACGTTGCCGACCCAGAAGCAATCGAAAACGGCGTTGCCCAGGTGCTGGAGCAATGTGGCCGGATTGATGTGCTGGTTAATAATGCAGGGATTACAGCAGATGGACTTTCCATGCGCGTCAAGCCCGAAGACTGGGACCGGGTGATTGATACAAATCTCTCTGGTGCTTTCTTTTGCGCTAAAGCCGTGATGCGTCCGATGATGAAAGAGCGCGCTGGACGAATTATTAATATTTCTTCAGTAATTGGTCAGATGGGAAATGCTGGACAAGCATCATACGCAGCGGCAAAAGCCGGTATGATTGGCTTAACAAAAAGTCTGGCTCGTGAATTAGGTAGCAGAAACATTACTGTTAATGCAGTTGCTCCAGGTTATATTGAAACTGACATGACAAATCAGCTTAACGCTGAAGTTAAAAATACAATTAAGCAGGGGATTGTCTTGGAACGCTTAGGCTCAGTTGAGGATATTGCAGCAGCAGTTTCCTTCTTAGCCGGTCCTGGATCGTCGTATATTACCGGACAAGTGCTTGCGGTGAACGGCGGGCTCTATATGTAA
- the acpP gene encoding acyl carrier protein: protein MSNAETQERIKNIIVEQLGVSPEEVNLEASFTEDLGADSLGIVELIMALEEEYDIEISDQDAEKIRTVGDAVKYIAEHTA from the coding sequence ATGTCCAACGCTGAAACTCAAGAGCGTATTAAAAATATCATTGTTGAGCAACTAGGGGTATCGCCTGAAGAGGTGAACTTAGAGGCTTCATTTACTGAAGACCTTGGTGCTGACTCACTTGGTATCGTTGAATTAATCATGGCTCTCGAAGAAGAGTACGATATCGAAATTTCAGATCAAGATGCAGAAAAAATCCGCACTGTTGGCGATGCTGTAAAATACATCGCTGAGCATACGGCATAG